From the genome of Rhodohalobacter sp. SW132:
CTTTCAACCAAATACGCCAGTTCTCAGGGGGAAGTCCTGCAGTTATTATAAGGATGATGGAAGCATTGACAATCATTAATGAATTTACAATTAAGGAGAGTCACAAAAGAGCTGTACTTAAACATGTTGTAATGGTTTTAAGTAGTGGCAAGGATAACTTTGAAGAGAAGAATGACCTTAATGATCTGTCTGATAAAGCGGTGAAGATTTTCAAAAAATAAAGGACCAACAGTGTCATTTTATTGATGCCGATACGTGTATAGCAGTTGGTGATCACCGGATATATTCGCTTTGCCTGGTGAATTGTATAACCTGGCAGAGTAAAATTTAGCCCTTAACTCCATCATTTCAATTACAACATCTCAATGATTCTTAATACAGAGATACGTGAATCATGTAACAGCTTCCATAACTGTGTAACGCTTAATTTCAGCAATAATCATATTTTATAGGAGGTCTGAGCTCCAGATGAATCCCTCCTTAGATTTTATCATTGGGTAATAGAATTTTGAATTACTGAAACCCTAAAAAACAGATATGACAATCAGAGAAAAATTAGAAAAGTTAGCTACCGAAAAAAACGAACCATGCGTTACCATTTCACTGAACACATTCCGAACTCACCCCGATAATGCTAACGATTCAGCTCAGTTACGAAATCTTTTAAAGGAGGCTGAAAAACGGGTAATCAGCGAATTTGGCAAAAGGCCGGTGTCGTCACTATTGGAGCGACTTTCAGAAGTAGAAGATGAAATAGATATAAATTATAACCTGGACAGTTTACATATCTACATATCCAACGATACAAAAGAGATCATCAAATCGGCCTGGCCCGTTAAAGAGAATGGCGTATATATTTCAGATACATTTAACATTCTCTCTTTGATGAAATCGTATATAAGAAGTGAAGAGTATTTTATTCTCTTGCTCTCTCAGGGGGGCGTTAATCTCTACAACGCAATCAATGACGGCATTATTGATGAAGTAAAAAATGATGATTTTCCGTTTTCTGAAACCAGTTACACCAATACAAATTCAGAAAGAGTCAGCGATTCAAAACGCCTTGACGATTTGGTTCGCGAGTTTTTAAATACGGTTGATAAGGCTGTTGTAAAAATGCACAGCGCAACGGGCCTGAACTGTGTTGTAATTTGCACGGAAGACAACTACAGCCGTCTGATGCAGGTTGCCGACAAGCCGTCAATATATATTGACTATGCAAGCATTGACTATAACGATACCGAAAAACATACGATTGCAGAACAAAGCTGGGAGATAGTAGAGGAATTACAAAAAAATCGTAGAACGGAGGCGATTGAAGAGATCAAAGAAGCTGTTGGACAAGATGCCGTTTTGACCGATCTCCAGGAGATATTTCAGGCATCCATTGATGGACGCGGCGACCTGTTAATTGTACACCAGGACTTTTCCCAACCCGTAATCATGACCGGTGAAAGAACGTTTGATTTGACAAAAGATATAAACCAGGAAGACGCCATAGACGATATTACAAGTAACATTGCCTGGTCAGTATTATCGAAAAGCGGCAGAGTGATTTTTACCGGGCAGGACGAAATCAAAGAGCTTGGAAAAATCGTTCTTAAAACGAGATACTAAACACTACTGTCGTTATTGGCGAACAGGTTGCTGAGAGATTGCCAATCCTGCAATAAATCCTAAAAAGAAAAAGGACGAGGGATAATCATACCAAAATTACACAAGAACTTATTACCACACCAATAATTCCAGCTTCAGGTGAGCTGGGCAAAAATATATTAACATGAACAAATCAAAATTTTCCGGACTAAAAGCAATTTACGTCAACTGTACTTTAAAAAAATCACCCCGGGTGAGTAATACCCGCGGGCTGGCGAATGTTTCGATATCTATTATGGAAAAAGAAGGCGTGGATGTGGAAACCATTCGACTGATTGATCATGTAGTTCCCCACGGCGAAGAAGCAGATATGACTGAACACGCGGAAGAAAAAGACGAATGGCCCGAATTATTTAAGCGTATTATCCAGGCAGATATTCTTGTGGTAGCCACACCGATATGGCTGGGGGAATTATCATCCGTGGCAAGAAAATTTATTGAGCGGCTGGATGCCATGAGTGAAAAGCAAAATGACAAGGGACAGACTATTTATTATGGAAAAGTGGGAGCCTGTATTGTTACCGGTAATGAAGATGGCATCAAAAACTGCGGAAAAGGCATCCTTTTTTCCCTTCAGCATATTGGCTATACCATCCCGCCCCAGGCCAGTACAGGATGGATTGGAAAAGCCGGCCCGGGTCCCAGCTACCTGGATGAAGAATCAGAATCCGCTGATCACGAGTTTACTAATAAGACAATCACGTTTCTTACGTACAACCTGATGCATCTGGCAAGTTATCTCAAAGAAAAAGACGGTTATCCCTCCTATGGAAATTCCGAAGAAAAATGGAATGAAGGTGAGCGCTGGAAATTTGAAAAGCCGGATCACTAATCTTAAGAACCTTTGCTCAACTCGGCTTAAAGAAATTTCTCAATAGCTGTACATGTTCATCAGCGGATTAAAATTGCTGATGGTGGTATAGGTGTAATTGCATTAGACGTTAAGGGAATTTTTGACAACTTTTTTTAGAGATAGAAAAATTTACTACAAATTCTCTTTATGGAACCAATTGCATGTATGTATATGACTTGCATATCCTGCAACAGGGAGGTTCAAGAAGCAATATATAATTCTGAATTCCTCCCGAATCTTCTAACGATGACTATCCTTGTAATCCCAATAACGGTTTCCAGATCCGGATAATCGTTTGTACTGGCCGGAAAATGATTTTATTAAGTCCGTTTCTGCTTACAATTATCCGTTTCTGTGAAGAAAAAAGCCTCCTATATCATGTCATTAAAATCTGAATCGAAAAGTCTTCATTTCTACTGTCGCATTGCTATGGGATTGCTTGCGCTGGCAATGATTTTCTTTACTGTAGTCACTTTGTTTCGCAGCGACGCCTGGTGGGTACGAATTTTCGATTTTCCGCGCGTACAAATTGCGTTATTGATCATAATAGCGCTGGCAGGCTATGCGGTGCTGCGTATATACGGAGGATTGCGTTTTTGGGAATATGCTCTTGTTGGAGCAATGGGACTTGCGCTGATCTGGCAGCTCATTTCAATCGCTCCCTATACAATATTATATCCAAGGCAGATGTCGGACAGCCATGCTGAAGACGATTCAAACCGTATTTCAATTTTGATCTACAATGTACTCCACGATAATCGGGAAGTGGCAGCCCTTCGCGATCTTATTCGAGATACCGATCCTGACCTCCTTTTACTGAGCGAACCGACCCAGTGGTGGCTTGAACATCTTGATGGTTTGGAAGATGACTATCCTTACACGCTTTATCAGCCACAGGAAAATCATTATGGAAAGCTTCTTTACTCCAGGTTAGAGCTGATAGACCCGGAAGTCCGGTTTTTGATTGATCCGGGAGTTCCGTCGATTTTAACAGGGTTGCAGCTTCGGTCTGGAACAATTGTGACTCTCTATGGTGTGCATCCGCGCCCTCCCGGTCTAAAACGTCCTGAAGATCAGGAAGAAGGTGGTGGCAGAGAAGCCGGGGGAGAGGATGATGAAAATGGCGAGCGCGAAGATTCAGATATGAGGGATGCCGAGCTGCTGCTTATTGCCAGAGAAGTAGGTGAACTTGGGGACGTCCCGGTTATCGTGGCCGGTGATTTCAATGATGTGGCCTGGTCGCGCAGCACGCATCTTTTTCAGAGGACCAGTGGTTTGCTTGATCCACGGGTGGGTCGGGGCTTTATCAACACCTTTAATACCAGAAGCCGATTCATGCGCTATCCGCTTGATCACGTTTTTGCATCCCGTCATTTCCGGCTCGTGGAACTGCGTCGTCTTCCCGATATCGGATCCGACCACTTTCCCATGCTCGTAGTCCTTGACTACGATCCCGGTGCCGATTCAGATGAAGAACCCCGTCCGGCCGCCGGTGATGAACAAGAGGCTGACGAGGCGATTGAAGAAGGGAAGAATGAGAACTGAAATATTTTAAAAGAACAGAATCATAGAATTTAGTGAAGAAACGATATTCTACAGCATTTCAATACTTATTTATTCGGCCTCAAAAGATCATCTCCTTCTTCAGGAGAACGTGACATTCGGGCCTGTTTCAAGATATCCTCATCATTACTTTCTAATTGTCCTTCTGTCTTCGTTATTACTTTTGAATCCTCTGCAACCTGTCCACTCACCGGTTTTTTCTTATCGGAAGTTGCACTCTTTCCTGGGGGTTGAATAGTTACTTCATCCAGGAATATTCTTTCTCTTGAATCATCAGGCATGGAAACTCCCTCAGCTAAATATGCATTTTTGATCTGCCTCAATACGGATGATTTTACCTTGAGTATATTATGCCTGCTTCCGTCCACCCAAACATAGAACTTCAAATTTATCGTGGATGAAGCCAGCTCATCAACTAAAACCCAGGGTTCAGGATCTTTTAAAACGGCGGGGTGAGCATCAAAAACTTTTGCGGCGAGTTCCTGTGCCGTAGCAACACTGGCATCATAACCAATACCAATAACAAATCTGATTCTCTGGTTTGGATTGCTTGTGAAATTGAGGATGCTGCTTTTGTAGACGGTGGAATTCGGGATTTGCATATGGTTGCCATCGAGGGTCATAAGTAAGGTAGCCCTAATGGTAAGTCGCTGGATAAACCCCATATTGTCATTGATCTCAACCAGATCCCCCGCATGAAAAGGATTTTGCACGCTCAGGAAAATACTGGCGAGGAAATTTTCCGTTATATCCCGGAATGCGATCCCCAAAACTATACCTAATAAACCTGTACCTCCCAGTATCGTGAGGGCAACATTGGTTAAATCGGCAACATGAAAAACGATATAGATACCCAGGATAAAAACAGCAATGGCAATGCCCCGAGCGGCAATATCCTGTAAAAGGTCGTTCATCTGACGATTCCTTAAATATGCCCGGGCACCTTTAGCTACCAGCATGGATATCCCCCAGAAAATAACCAGCACCACGATTCCGAAAATCAGGAATGGAACCGCGCTCATAATATTTCGCCATAATTCCTGCAGGCCGGTAAAAGCGGGCTCATAATCCCATATATCCGGGTCCCGGACCTCAATTCTGTTTACAACAGCGGTTACATCCTGTGTATTCCGGGCCAAATCTCCTGCCCAACGTTTATGATCGCCGGTTTCTGTGGATCCGCTTAGAAAAACAACACCATCATTAACTTCAACCTGCGGATTTTCAAACCATTCAGTTGCAGTTAAAATGCCGGCAAGCCGATCCCGTATCTGGGAGTCCTGTGCCAATGGAGCAACATCAACACGTTCGGGAGCGGCAGTTTCATCCGCTTCAGTCGATTCTGTCTGGGTTTGACCCTGCGCAAACACGCTGAACGGTACGAGAAATAGCAGGAGAAGCAGTATAAATAAGAAATGATCTTTTTTCTGCATACAGGTCTCTTAATTACGTCAATATCATTTGTTTAGAATTGCTTTTTATGCATCAGAAATATGGCTAACAAATTGCTTAATCACAATTTGTATGTTCGTTTGCGGGGTGGGCGCCACTTGTTGTTGATTTTTTTAATCATAAGTGGGTTAATTTCCCGACCCTCTGGGGAGGAAAGGATAAAAGTCCGGGGCTGTCCAAAAAGAGCATCATCCCGTATCTGAAACAAAAATTAAAGTGTTCACGATTTTAAATTAGCACTTATGGGGCCGGGGATGGGGTAAGAAGCCCGAATGCTCGATTATAGTACACCTGAAAAGATGTTTTATTGATCGAAATTTTTACGATTGAAAAGTATCGAACTCAGTAAATGAACTTTACAATACTTTTTCGCTTATTCGAAGAAAATCAGGACTAATGGCAGATTACAGTTTATGAGGAATGTGATTTAAATCCTTTTCTTTTCATCTGTCCCCAGCTTTTCTTCCCTTTTATAAAATCAATCAACCCTGTAATTTGCCACCAGGCGTGAATCTGTCGATACCCGAGATTTTCCACAAATGAGTAGAGGATCAATATGAGCACATCTTTTGAACTGCTGTAGGTCTTGAATGCGATCTCTTCGGCAAACACCGAGATTAGTGACACAATCATGCCGTAGACAATCGATATTGCAGCAAACAGAATTACAAAAGGAACGCTCATGTAACCGGGAATCAGGAAGAGGGCGGCGATATAGATATAGCTTCCGAGGATTACAATCGGGCCGATCAATTCAAAAATCAAAAAAAACGGAAGTACAAACAGTCCGATATGTTTATACTTTGGATTGAAAAACATGTACTTGTGGCGCCACAGGGAATCTGCAAGTCCGCGATGCCATCGGTTCCGTTGATTTTTCAGGCTTTTATAGTCAGTTGGCACTTCTGTCCAGCAGATCGGTTCGGGAAGAAACCGAACGTGATACTCCTCCTTTTTCTTTAAAAAATGGCTGTGCATCCGGATGATTAGCTCAATATCCTCACCAACCGTATCGGGCAGATAGCCGCCCACTTCCAGTAGAGCCTTACGATCAAATATCCCAAAAGCCCCGGAAATAATGACCAGGCTGTTCAGATAATCCCATCCAACGCGCCCAAACAGAAACGCACGTATATATTCCACAGACTGCAGCCGGCCCCAGAACGTATCGGGCACGTGGATCGCCTCAATTTCGCGGTTCCTGATCTTGCATCCATTAATCACACGTATGATACCCCCGGCAGCTATCGTATTTTTTTGTGTGATAAATGTTTGAATCAGCTTTTTTAAAACATCCTGTTCCAGAATCGAATCCGCATCAATTGCACAGATAAGGTCATTTTCCGACACATTAATACCGGTGTTCAGGGCATCCGCTTTCCCGCCATTTTCCTTGTCGATCACGATCAGGGATGGGATGTCCGGGGATTGATAGATTCCACTTACTTGCTGATGGGAGATCGTCTGCTGATAGTAGAGATCCGTTTTCTGCAGATCAAAATGGCTGATCAGTACACCCAGGGTGTTGTCACTGCTCCCATCATTAATCACGATAATGTCATATTCCGGATATTCCAGCCTGAGTAGTGATTCTATAGATTCAACAATATTTTCAGCTTCATTGTAGGCCGGAACCAGGATACTGATAGTTTTATAGAGATTCGACTGAAACAGGCCGGAGGGCTTAATTACATTACTGAGCAGCATCTGTTTGCGAACATAGATCAGCGAACTCACCACTAATAGCAGGTATACGGTATTGATGCTGAAAAAATAGGCGATGATACTCCATTCGATAACATTAATCATAGAGTCCCTGGGGTATTAAATCAGTATCTGACCGGTCTGATTTTCTTATTGGTCAGTATTCTGATGCCTGTTGTGATACTATTTATAACTTTTACTTTATTGAGCTCTTTACCGGATGGATTTTGTACCAACCGTATGTTGTTGATATAGTACATAATCTGGAGCAAAATGTTCTGAAGCAGAGTATGTCCTGTTCCGGGATGCTGAACAAGAATTTCGATTACCTCTTTTCGAATTTCAAACTCCATATCGATTATACGCTTTTGTATAAACTGCAGATGCTCCGTTTCACCCATATGGTTCAGGGCCTTTATGCTCGCAAGCCGGACTTCCGGGTCTCTGTTCCTTGCATATTTCATCAAATCAGATGACGATTCAAGTATCTCTAATTCTCCGAGCGCTTTAATAAGTGCGATTATCAGTGGTTTTGTGGTTTTACTTAAGGTTAATTTCTTAAAGTACTCATACAGAAATTCACTGTACTCATAGAAGTTTTGTTCCGCAAAATAGATTACTATAATCCGCTTTCGGTCAGGGGGAAGATCGTTCCTTGCAAGCATCTCTTTTAATGACATGGAGGTGATAGCATGGAGTTTTTCACCATCCCGGTAGAAGATATGGATCAGTTCTCCAAACATGAGGCTTGAAGCGTCGTTACGTTTTAAAAAACGAATGAGAGCACTCTCGCGCACCGAAATGTCGCCGGATGACTGCAGTGCTTTTGTCGCAGCATATGCAAGCTTGACATTTCCTGATTGGCTCAAAGTATTCAATCTGCCAGTTACCCTTTCATCATCCACTCCACACTTTTCAAAGTAGAGGCAGGAGAGGAGTTGATTTTTACCTGACCGGCTAAAGATTTTTCTCGAATAAAAAGAATGAAAAAGAGGACGTTTGATCAGCCAGACAAGCTTTTCATTTTCTTCCCCCTTCATGATGTCAGAAAGTTCTTCAATGAGTTCCAGGAAGTAGACAAGATCCCGGGTTCGTTTTTTGACCCTGGCAAGCAGCTTTTCTGCATCCTCCGGCTGTTTTGCTGTTTCTACAAAATGAAAAAGTTCAGTAAGATAGAGATCCCTGAATTTATCCCTGTACCTGTTCCATAACTGGTTTCTCGCCCGGGTCCAGAACGTATAGCTCACCAGGGCGATAAAGACCAGAATCAGGCAGCATAGTAGTACCAGTACGATATGGAACATCGGTGTTGAATACACATTCAGCTGGCTTTGAGAAGTTTTTTAACACGTACGATAAACTCTCTCTTCTGAAACGGTTTTGTAATGTATTCATCTGCTTTCATTTCAAAACTCCTTTCAATATCCTCCGAACTGGATTTGGCAGACATCATGATGATTTTAGTCTCTTTGTGCAGCTCATCACTTCTAAGTTCTTTCAGGATTTCATACCCATTCATGCCGGGCAGCATGATGTCGAGCAGGATCAGGTTAGATTTATGTTTCTTTGCATACTCGAGTCCTTCCAATCCATTTTTAAAGGTGATTGTATCGCATTTAAATTCACGCTGCATGATACGTTCAATGAGCATTTGAGTGACTTTATCGTCCTCAATAATTACAACTTTGTGCTGATCCATGATCTAAACGTCCTTTATTGGGCCTGGCAGATTTCTATTAATAATGTTATCGGCAAATAACGTTTTAACTATACCCTTATATAATTGTGATTTTCCTCAATTGATGTAAAAAAGAAATGGTTTATTATCACCATTATAGGGTGATTTTTAACGTCACATTATGTTCTCATATAAATCCTTCAAAAATCTGAAATAAATAGAACATTTTAAAAAGTCTGATTTCTGCAAAGAAATGCAGCACGAAAGTATACGCTTACGTCTCGCCCTATACCCTTGTTCTAATTGGCGTACAAGTGACTGCTATTACCCGTGAAATTTTATGATATTGGTTTTTGTATACCCCCGGTTGAAAATTATAATATATTCGGGTTAATATTTTTGCATTTGAACAGGTGAGTTGTTGAAAGAAATGATTTTATGGCCAAATTAAAGAAAAAGGTGCTTTTTGTTCTATACCCCATAAAACTCAGGCTATCCATGTCGAAGCTATGGCTTGGGAAAAAGCTTGGATTTGTCCGTTCGGTGATGATTATGCCGTACCAGGGCTTTGGCAACGGGAAAGAGTTGTTTTTCCTTGGACGAGTGTTGGGGGACAGGCAGATCGGCCTTTCACAACCGGAGGACAGCAAGTGGCGGAATTTTAAAAAAATGTATAAGCGCTTCATGACATGGAAAATTCCGGATGCGAGGCTGGAAGCATCTTTTGATGGCGTTTCAAAATCGGTGCTATCCGACGAGAAAGGATATTATGAATTCAGAATGGAACTGTCTCAGCCCTTAAGGGGGCACAATCCATGGCAAAAAGTTCAGGTGGAGCTGGTAGATAAGGTGGTTAAAAATCAGAAATCCCCTGTTGTTTACAGTGATCTGTTTGTTCCCCCGGAAGATGTGGAATTTGGGGTTATTTCCGATATCGATGATACCATTGTACCCACGGGTGCCACAAGAGTGTGGGAAATGATGAAAACAACGTTCCTGGGCAATGCACAAACAAGGGTTCCTTTTCCGGGGGTAGCTGCATTTTACCAGGCACTTTCAAAAGGACTTGTGGGACACGAAAACAACCCCTTTTTCTATGTATCGAGTTCTCCCTGGAATTTGTACGATTTTCTGCGGGAATTAATGACCATTCATAATCTTCCGCAAGGCCCCTTAATGTTAAGAGACATTGGTTTATCCAGGGAACAGTTTTTTGCCGGAAGTCACTCCGAACATAAGCTGGTACAAATTGAAAGAGTATTTGAAATTATCCGTGACATTCCTTTTATCCTGATCGGTGATTCCGGTCAGCATGATGCTGAAATTTACCTCCAGGTGATCAAGGATTATCCCGGCAGGGTGAAAATGGTTTATATTCGAGATGTTGATCCTGCCAGCCATGAGAAAGTGCTAAAAATAGCAGGGGAAATCGAAAAGCTGGGGGTTGAAATGATGCTGATCAGTGATACGATCGAAGCCGCCAGTCATGCGGTTTCCAAAGGATGGATTCTGGAAGAGGATATCGCCGATATCGCGGAAGAAAAGAGAGAGGATGAAGATTTAGCTTGATCCTGAATTTAGATAACCTCATAAAGATGCCGACGGATTTACGTAAACGCATTGAAAAAGACAATCAGACGATAGTCCCCAACTGTATCAACCTGATATGTGAAATGTAAAGTTAAAGGCATGGGTAAAAACTGTATCAATTCTTACCTCTTACCCGGTAACGACTCCGGGTTGATCATCATCATTGCGGGACAACTCACGTTTGCAATTGTTTTTGCTATGATTCCGTGCATGGTTAACAGATTGGAAAACAATCTTTTAACCCCAGAGCAGATGATTTCGATCATTAGCGTGGGATGGCTAATTCTGGCTGTGGCCAATGTGTCGTTTATCTGAGCTCATTGCAGATTTAATGAACGGATTTCCGGAAATTTATACGGGTTTTGCTGTTTGAAATCTTGACGCCAAAAGAACTACCACACCATTTGAAATCTCGCGAATCCACCATCTAAAATAGCCGGGTCTTGATTTTCACGCCGAGTACCCCAGCCGGTGTAGCGATCACCATCGAGATCTAAAGAGGTGCCGATGGTCAGTTTTGAATGATCGGTGAAACGGAAACTGATGCCCAGTGTGAGCCGCTCATTTCGCGACACAATCTGGTTGTGATAGTAAAAGCGATAGCTGATGGCTCTTACGGTTTGAGAATAGCTGTCATATGCAGGGGTACGCCAGTCTCCGTTATGTTCCAGATAAAGCGATATCAGCCGGCCTTCAGGGGCGTAGAATATACGGGATTTATTGAAACGCCTGATCTCGTTGAAGTCAAACGGATAACTTTGGCGATGTACTAATGGATCCTGTGCCGCATAAGCCTCGGGATTTTCGTCGAACTGCTGATCGCGGTTGCGCTCAATCCAGAACCATTGCTCAACACCAAAACTACGCCAGCGGTACGTTAGATAGAATCCACCGCGATGCTCTGTTTGGCGGTTGCCGTAATCAAGTTCGTACTCCGATCCGGTTGCGGGTTTTCGCTGCATCCGTGTAAATGTTCGTTGATAGATAATCCCTGCAGTACCACCGGGAAACAGAACTTCAAAAAGGGCCGCCTGGTAGTTGACCCATTCTTCCAACAAAAAGTTCGCATCCGGAAAATCGCGCTGTGATACATCGGCTATACTGCGTGGCTGAACTGCCACAACTGCCTCACCACGAAAGCGCCAGATCAACGGACTCTCCAGCCGCAGCGTATACAGATTCGGTCTTTGGGAGTAGGTGTGCTGAAACTCAGGCTGAGACTGTCGCATATTGGAGATCCCGCTTACAATATTATTGGCCCAGTCGAGTAGCGTAACATCAACCGTGACAAATCCCAGATCACGATTGCCAAATCGGTAGAAAAATGAAGCGTCCAGGTCTGCTTTCATATTGCCGAGTGTGTGTTGAAGGCCCAGTGTATGAAGATTCCCAAATCGGTGATTATAGCCCAGGATAAATAATCCCCGCCTGGCACGGATATCTTCCTGCTGGTAAGCCCATATGTTGAATTCACTGTTTTCAGTGATATTGATTCGATTCCTGAACTCGCTGCGAACCGCGAAAATTTGAGTGTCCAGGCTGCCAACAAATGAGCGGAACCCATTGTTGGAGGTAGTCCAGTCATAATCATCAAAGTAACTAAACCGATAG
Proteins encoded in this window:
- a CDS encoding glycosyltransferase family 2 protein; amino-acid sequence: MINVIEWSIIAYFFSINTVYLLLVVSSLIYVRKQMLLSNVIKPSGLFQSNLYKTISILVPAYNEAENIVESIESLLRLEYPEYDIIVINDGSSDNTLGVLISHFDLQKTDLYYQQTISHQQVSGIYQSPDIPSLIVIDKENGGKADALNTGINVSENDLICAIDADSILEQDVLKKLIQTFITQKNTIAAGGIIRVINGCKIRNREIEAIHVPDTFWGRLQSVEYIRAFLFGRVGWDYLNSLVIISGAFGIFDRKALLEVGGYLPDTVGEDIELIIRMHSHFLKKKEEYHVRFLPEPICWTEVPTDYKSLKNQRNRWHRGLADSLWRHKYMFFNPKYKHIGLFVLPFFLIFELIGPIVILGSYIYIAALFLIPGYMSVPFVILFAAISIVYGMIVSLISVFAEEIAFKTYSSSKDVLILILYSFVENLGYRQIHAWWQITGLIDFIKGKKSWGQMKRKGFKSHSS
- a CDS encoding endonuclease/exonuclease/phosphatase family protein, which codes for MSLKSESKSLHFYCRIAMGLLALAMIFFTVVTLFRSDAWWVRIFDFPRVQIALLIIIALAGYAVLRIYGGLRFWEYALVGAMGLALIWQLISIAPYTILYPRQMSDSHAEDDSNRISILIYNVLHDNREVAALRDLIRDTDPDLLLLSEPTQWWLEHLDGLEDDYPYTLYQPQENHYGKLLYSRLELIDPEVRFLIDPGVPSILTGLQLRSGTIVTLYGVHPRPPGLKRPEDQEEGGGREAGGEDDENGEREDSDMRDAELLLIAREVGELGDVPVIVAGDFNDVAWSRSTHLFQRTSGLLDPRVGRGFINTFNTRSRFMRYPLDHVFASRHFRLVELRRLPDIGSDHFPMLVVLDYDPGADSDEEPRPAAGDEQEADEAIEEGKNEN
- a CDS encoding HEAT repeat domain-containing protein, coding for MFHIVLVLLCCLILVFIALVSYTFWTRARNQLWNRYRDKFRDLYLTELFHFVETAKQPEDAEKLLARVKKRTRDLVYFLELIEELSDIMKGEENEKLVWLIKRPLFHSFYSRKIFSRSGKNQLLSCLYFEKCGVDDERVTGRLNTLSQSGNVKLAYAATKALQSSGDISVRESALIRFLKRNDASSLMFGELIHIFYRDGEKLHAITSMSLKEMLARNDLPPDRKRIIVIYFAEQNFYEYSEFLYEYFKKLTLSKTTKPLIIALIKALGELEILESSSDLMKYARNRDPEVRLASIKALNHMGETEHLQFIQKRIIDMEFEIRKEVIEILVQHPGTGHTLLQNILLQIMYYINNIRLVQNPSGKELNKVKVINSITTGIRILTNKKIRPVRY
- a CDS encoding App1 family protein, producing MAKLKKKVLFVLYPIKLRLSMSKLWLGKKLGFVRSVMIMPYQGFGNGKELFFLGRVLGDRQIGLSQPEDSKWRNFKKMYKRFMTWKIPDARLEASFDGVSKSVLSDEKGYYEFRMELSQPLRGHNPWQKVQVELVDKVVKNQKSPVVYSDLFVPPEDVEFGVISDIDDTIVPTGATRVWEMMKTTFLGNAQTRVPFPGVAAFYQALSKGLVGHENNPFFYVSSSPWNLYDFLRELMTIHNLPQGPLMLRDIGLSREQFFAGSHSEHKLVQIERVFEIIRDIPFILIGDSGQHDAEIYLQVIKDYPGRVKMVYIRDVDPASHEKVLKIAGEIEKLGVEMMLISDTIEAASHAVSKGWILEEDIADIAEEKREDEDLA
- a CDS encoding flavodoxin family protein → MNKSKFSGLKAIYVNCTLKKSPRVSNTRGLANVSISIMEKEGVDVETIRLIDHVVPHGEEADMTEHAEEKDEWPELFKRIIQADILVVATPIWLGELSSVARKFIERLDAMSEKQNDKGQTIYYGKVGACIVTGNEDGIKNCGKGILFSLQHIGYTIPPQASTGWIGKAGPGPSYLDEESESADHEFTNKTITFLTYNLMHLASYLKEKDGYPSYGNSEEKWNEGERWKFEKPDH
- a CDS encoding response regulator transcription factor — protein: MDQHKVVIIEDDKVTQMLIERIMQREFKCDTITFKNGLEGLEYAKKHKSNLILLDIMLPGMNGYEILKELRSDELHKETKIIMMSAKSSSEDIERSFEMKADEYITKPFQKREFIVRVKKLLKAS
- a CDS encoding mechanosensitive ion channel family protein, with protein sequence MQKKDHFLFILLLLLFLVPFSVFAQGQTQTESTEADETAAPERVDVAPLAQDSQIRDRLAGILTATEWFENPQVEVNDGVVFLSGSTETGDHKRWAGDLARNTQDVTAVVNRIEVRDPDIWDYEPAFTGLQELWRNIMSAVPFLIFGIVVLVIFWGISMLVAKGARAYLRNRQMNDLLQDIAARGIAIAVFILGIYIVFHVADLTNVALTILGGTGLLGIVLGIAFRDITENFLASIFLSVQNPFHAGDLVEINDNMGFIQRLTIRATLLMTLDGNHMQIPNSTVYKSSILNFTSNPNQRIRFVIGIGYDASVATAQELAAKVFDAHPAVLKDPEPWVLVDELASSTINLKFYVWVDGSRHNILKVKSSVLRQIKNAYLAEGVSMPDDSRERIFLDEVTIQPPGKSATSDKKKPVSGQVAEDSKVITKTEGQLESNDEDILKQARMSRSPEEGDDLLRPNK